The following proteins are encoded in a genomic region of Streptococcus sp. 29892:
- a CDS encoding membrane protein insertase YidC yields the protein MKKNLKWAGLLTTTLLVLTACGTGTASSQSSGAWNGLIHWFASIIQFLSINGQIGIGIILFTIIIRTILLPLFQIQMNSSRKMQELQPQLRALQEEYAGSDMDTRQKLYEETRKLYKENGVNMTSSMWPLLIQMPILLALYQALITEEALKVGQFLWVNLGEADPYFIFPVLAAAFTFLSTWLANKAAIEKNGAITAMMYIMPVLIFFFAVTAASGVALYWTVSNAYQVVQTLVFNNPFKIIAERQAKIDAEKERQAKIRRAQKKARKQK from the coding sequence TTGAAAAAGAATCTTAAGTGGGCTGGGCTACTGACCACAACTCTACTCGTGCTAACCGCTTGTGGAACAGGAACAGCCTCCAGTCAGTCTTCGGGCGCATGGAATGGATTGATTCATTGGTTTGCTAGCATTATTCAATTCTTGTCCATCAACGGTCAGATTGGTATCGGGATTATTCTCTTTACGATTATCATTCGGACTATCTTATTGCCTTTGTTCCAAATTCAAATGAATTCTTCGCGTAAGATGCAGGAACTTCAACCCCAGCTACGTGCTTTACAGGAAGAGTATGCTGGAAGTGATATGGATACTCGTCAGAAATTATATGAGGAAACACGAAAACTCTATAAAGAGAACGGTGTCAACATGACCTCATCCATGTGGCCACTCTTAATTCAGATGCCGATTTTGCTAGCTCTCTATCAAGCTCTGATAACGGAGGAAGCTCTCAAGGTTGGACAGTTCCTCTGGGTAAATCTTGGTGAAGCTGACCCCTATTTTATCTTTCCAGTTTTAGCAGCAGCCTTCACCTTCTTAAGTACTTGGTTGGCCAATAAGGCAGCCATTGAGAAAAACGGTGCCATTACAGCTATGATGTACATCATGCCAGTACTGATTTTCTTCTTTGCTGTTACAGCCGCTAGTGGTGTGGCCCTGTACTGGACGGTATCTAACGCTTATCAAGTGGTTCAAACCTTGGTGTTTAATAATCCTTTTAAAATCATAGCAGAGCGTCAAGCTAAAATTGATGCTGAAAAAGAGCGTCAAGCTAAAATCAGACGGGCTCAGAAAAAGGCTCGCAAACAGAAGTAG
- the rnpA gene encoding ribonuclease P protein component, translating to MKKSYRVKRERDFNDIFTKGKNVANRKFVVYCLPKDQAHFRVGLSVSKKLGNAVMRNRIKRRLRHVLIECQQELVTDDFVIIARKGVEELSYQEIKKNLIHVLKLAKLYQEGVAIEKES from the coding sequence TTGAAGAAAAGCTATCGTGTCAAGCGTGAACGAGATTTTAATGACATTTTTACAAAAGGAAAGAATGTAGCCAATCGGAAGTTTGTGGTTTACTGCTTACCCAAGGACCAGGCTCATTTCCGAGTAGGCCTATCTGTCAGCAAAAAATTGGGAAACGCTGTCATGAGAAATCGCATTAAGCGAAGACTTCGCCATGTCCTGATAGAATGCCAGCAAGAGTTGGTGACGGATGACTTTGTAATCATCGCTCGTAAAGGAGTTGAAGAGCTGTCCTATCAGGAAATCAAGAAAAACCTCATCCATGTTTTAAAACTAGCTAAATTATACCAGGAAGGTGTTGCGATTGAAAAAGAATCTTAA
- a CDS encoding VOC family protein: protein MQPIIPHLWYDTEAKEAVAFYVDLFGGKLDWTYTITDTPSGDSDLIQFQLGDMTLAAISAGPYFKLNESMSLMVNVASKDEVTRLYQALSEGGRILMPLGEYPFSPYYVWLEDRFGLSWQLSYAPDLDKPYQFDICLLFSQDQVGLAQPMLDYYKDKLPQASVGQLSYYGEGEAAVEAAKLNYAELIVGGQKMIVMDHGYGGEASFNEAFSLMVYVDSQDELNFYYDLLSAVPEAEMCGWVKDQFGISWQIVPRMLMEAYDTASPETVKAVNDAVLQMRRLDFDQIKEILS from the coding sequence ATGCAGCCTATTATTCCTCATCTCTGGTATGACACAGAGGCAAAAGAAGCGGTGGCTTTCTACGTGGACCTCTTCGGTGGCAAGCTTGACTGGACTTACACCATTACGGATACGCCTTCGGGTGATTCGGATTTGATTCAGTTTCAACTGGGCGATATGACCTTGGCGGCTATTAGTGCGGGTCCATACTTTAAGCTCAATGAATCCATGTCTCTCATGGTCAATGTAGCCAGCAAGGATGAAGTGACACGTTTGTACCAAGCCTTGTCAGAAGGCGGTCGTATTCTCATGCCTTTGGGAGAATATCCCTTCAGCCCTTACTATGTCTGGTTGGAAGACCGCTTTGGTCTGTCTTGGCAACTGTCTTATGCACCGGACTTGGACAAGCCATATCAGTTTGACATCTGCCTGCTCTTCTCACAGGACCAGGTTGGTTTGGCCCAGCCTATGCTAGATTATTACAAGGATAAGTTGCCTCAGGCTAGTGTCGGTCAACTTTCCTACTACGGTGAGGGGGAGGCTGCTGTTGAGGCTGCTAAACTGAATTATGCGGAACTTATCGTCGGTGGACAGAAAATGATTGTTATGGACCACGGTTACGGTGGCGAAGCGTCTTTCAACGAGGCCTTCTCGCTCATGGTCTATGTGGATAGTCAGGACGAACTCAATTTCTATTATGACCTCCTGTCAGCAGTGCCAGAGGCGGAAATGTGCGGTTGGGTCAAGGACCAGTTCGGTATTTCTTGGCAGATTGTACCGCGTATGTTGATGGAAGCATACGATACGGCTAGCCCAGAAACCGTCAAGGCTGTTAATGATGCCGTTCTGCAGATGCGTCGTCTGGATTTTGACCAGATTAAAGAGATTTTATCCTAA
- a CDS encoding NUDIX hydrolase, which produces MEIWNAYTADGHLTDHTLTRGESIPHGLYHLVVECIIRHHDGSTLFMKRDSTKPSYPDYYEATAGGSALFGEIAEQAILREVREETGIELTADQLRHHTHFIAHDDQCIFHCYWAETDWDKAAIQLQAEETSNYIWVPQEKLKDFLETELVIPRQKGYVERLFLES; this is translated from the coding sequence ATGGAAATCTGGAACGCCTACACAGCCGACGGTCACTTGACCGACCACACCCTCACACGAGGAGAATCCATTCCCCACGGCCTCTACCACCTGGTCGTCGAATGTATCATCCGCCACCACGACGGCAGCACTCTCTTCATGAAACGCGACAGCACCAAGCCCTCCTACCCTGACTATTATGAAGCAACAGCAGGAGGCTCGGCCTTGTTTGGGGAAATAGCAGAGCAGGCCATATTACGCGAAGTCCGCGAAGAGACAGGCATTGAGCTGACAGCTGACCAACTCCGCCACCATACACACTTTATCGCCCATGATGACCAGTGCATTTTCCACTGCTACTGGGCTGAAACCGACTGGGACAAAGCTGCTATCCAACTCCAAGCCGAAGAAACCAGCAACTACATCTGGGTCCCACAAGAAAAGTTGAAAGATTTCCTGGAAACAGAGCTAGTCATTCCAAGGCAGAAAGGCTATGTGGAGAGGCTATTTTTAGAAAGCTAA
- the mmuM gene encoding homocysteine S-methyltransferase: MGRFKELLEQKEYIILHGALGTELEFRGHDVSGKLWSAKYLLENPEYIKDIHKDYVRAGADLVTTSTYQATFEGLAEVGLLPAEAEELIRLTVDLAKEARDEVWAELSEAEKVQRTYPLISGDVGPYAAYLANGAEYTGDYGNISLSELKDFHRRRIQLLLEHGAELLALETIPNVLEAQALVELLVEDFPEAEAYISFTSQDGQSISDGTSIEKIAELVNSSEQILAVGLNCTAPSLYSAFLSQLREKTDKPFVTYPNSGEVYDGATQTWKEKADDSHSLLDNTLEWHKLGAKVVGGCCRTRPADITSLVAGLK; encoded by the coding sequence ATGGGTCGTTTTAAAGAACTATTAGAACAAAAGGAATACATCATTTTGCACGGTGCTCTGGGAACAGAATTAGAGTTTCGAGGTCATGATGTATCGGGCAAGCTCTGGTCTGCCAAATATCTATTGGAAAATCCCGAGTACATCAAGGATATTCATAAGGACTACGTTCGTGCTGGGGCCGACTTGGTGACAACCTCAACCTATCAGGCGACCTTTGAAGGACTGGCAGAAGTTGGTTTGTTACCAGCAGAGGCAGAGGAACTCATTCGCTTGACCGTTGATTTGGCCAAGGAAGCGCGTGATGAGGTCTGGGCAGAATTGTCTGAAGCTGAAAAAGTACAACGAACCTACCCTCTCATTTCAGGTGATGTGGGTCCCTACGCTGCCTATTTGGCCAACGGTGCTGAATACACGGGTGACTATGGCAACATTAGTCTGTCAGAGTTAAAAGACTTCCACCGCCGTCGAATTCAGCTTCTCTTAGAACATGGGGCTGAGCTCTTGGCATTGGAAACCATTCCAAATGTTCTTGAAGCCCAAGCTTTAGTAGAGCTGTTGGTAGAGGATTTTCCAGAGGCTGAAGCCTATATCAGCTTCACATCACAGGACGGTCAGTCGATTTCTGACGGAACGTCTATTGAAAAAATAGCAGAGCTGGTCAACAGTAGTGAGCAGATTTTGGCGGTTGGTCTTAACTGTACGGCTCCTTCGCTCTATTCAGCCTTTCTCAGTCAGTTGAGAGAAAAAACGGATAAACCATTTGTCACCTATCCAAATTCTGGGGAAGTCTATGATGGAGCCACTCAAACTTGGAAGGAAAAAGCAGACGACAGCCATTCCCTTCTGGATAATACACTTGAATGGCACAAACTGGGTGCCAAGGTAGTTGGAGGGTGTTGCCGTACCCGACCAGCTGATATAACTAGCCTAGTTGCAGGTTTGAAATAA